A window from Enterocloster bolteae encodes these proteins:
- a CDS encoding N-acetylmuramoyl-L-alanine amidase family protein, producing the protein MRRKRGLCLLLAASMALGSSFTVLAADKKIDTVKLSFSYSKAPESGDEIGDITVKAGSSGFEVDSAEYTNIEDQDTWTVGDIPEVKVELSAKDGYKFSYTSKSHFSLSGCNADFKKAKIYDDGQYIEVYAELKRIGGKLQGASELEWNDTTAEWEEIEGAKSYDVKLLRDDKTVTTVSTTGTSYNFAGYFNREGDYTFRVRAISRYNNKTGEWSEDSNSLYIDEDELGRYGGSGHWEQDGTGVWYAYDTGGYPASCWKQINGAWYYFNNKGYIVTGWQKLDGTWYYLNPSNGIMMTGWQAINGKWYYMNGSGEMQTGWQAINGRWYYLDGSGAMQTGWQRLGGQWYYLDPSGAMQTGWQAINGKYYYLGTNGAMYYNTWTPDGKYVDGSGAWVQ; encoded by the coding sequence ATGAGGAGAAAAAGAGGGCTATGTCTGCTGCTGGCAGCATCTATGGCATTGGGCAGTAGTTTCACTGTATTGGCAGCGGATAAAAAGATTGACACGGTGAAGCTGAGTTTTTCCTATTCAAAGGCGCCGGAGAGCGGGGACGAAATAGGAGACATTACGGTTAAGGCCGGCAGCAGCGGATTTGAAGTGGACTCTGCCGAGTATACCAATATAGAGGACCAGGATACCTGGACGGTTGGAGATATACCGGAGGTAAAGGTGGAACTGTCAGCCAAGGACGGATACAAGTTCTCCTATACATCCAAAAGCCACTTCTCTCTTTCTGGATGTAATGCGGATTTCAAGAAAGCAAAGATTTATGACGATGGCCAGTACATTGAAGTGTATGCTGAGTTAAAACGTATCGGCGGCAAGCTTCAGGGTGCGTCGGAGCTGGAATGGAATGATACCACGGCTGAGTGGGAGGAGATTGAAGGCGCTAAGAGCTATGATGTAAAGCTGCTCCGCGACGACAAGACAGTCACTACGGTCAGCACTACAGGAACCTCATATAATTTTGCAGGTTATTTTAACCGGGAGGGAGACTATACCTTCCGTGTAAGGGCTATTTCCCGTTACAATAATAAGACAGGTGAATGGTCCGAGGATTCCAACTCCCTGTATATTGATGAGGATGAGCTTGGCCGCTATGGCGGAAGCGGACATTGGGAGCAGGATGGTACTGGTGTATGGTATGCGTATGATACCGGCGGATATCCGGCCTCCTGTTGGAAACAGATTAACGGCGCATGGTATTATTTCAATAACAAGGGGTATATTGTTACCGGCTGGCAGAAGCTGGATGGGACCTGGTACTATCTGAACCCTTCCAACGGTATCATGATGACCGGCTGGCAGGCTATCAACGGCAAATGGTATTATATGAACGGCAGCGGTGAGATGCAGACCGGCTGGCAGGCCATTAATGGCAGATGGTATTATCTGGACGGCAGCGGCGCCATGCAGACCGGCTGGCAGAGGCTGGGCGGACAGTGGTATTACTTAGACCCCAGCGGCGCCATGCAGACCGGCTGGCAGGCTATTAATGGCAAGTATTACTATCTGGGCACCAATGGAGCCATGTATTATAATACATGGACGCCGGACGGAAAATATGTGGATGGTTCAGGAGCCTGGGTGCAGTAA
- a CDS encoding FeoA family protein: MQKKLNECEIGGRYVVSGVQVDESITRRLEALGVNEGTPVNILNKKGSGSVIIKVRGTRLALGKRLSEGITVREEQAS, translated from the coding sequence ATGCAGAAAAAGCTGAATGAGTGTGAGATCGGCGGCCGGTATGTTGTATCGGGCGTGCAGGTGGATGAGAGCATTACCAGACGTCTTGAGGCCCTGGGGGTCAATGAGGGGACGCCTGTAAATATATTGAATAAGAAAGGCAGCGGAAGCGTTATCATCAAGGTGCGCGGGACGCGTCTGGCCTTGGGAAAGCGCTTGTCCGAAGGTATTACGGTCAGGGAGGAACAGGCATCATGA
- the feoB gene encoding ferrous iron transport protein B, giving the protein MNGRARADGTDTYGSVILGDSGAKKMDFQDQHEDDRTPITVGFVGNPNCGKTTLFNAFTGAKLKVANWPGVTVERVEGETSYKGRPIKVIDLPGIYSLTSYTIEEKVTRKCIEDGGVDVIINVVDASSLERNLYLTMQLIELKKPVILALNMMDIVEERGMEIDMHRLPELLGEIPVVPVSARKRTGLDVLMHAVVHHYEEGPQGVVIRYSQEVEEKIRLIEEALYKKYGEMDNMRWHAIKFLEFDQVVIDDHPLDDIAVILPRNYEKQIINEKYDYIEEVIKECLFNKDEKAATTDKVDRLMTHPVWGIPVFLGIMALVFFLTFTVGDFLKEYFQMGLDMFSGAVLSLLTSVHAAQWITSLIVDGIIAGVGGILTFLPNIFILFLALAFLEDSGYMARVAYVMNETMGMVGLSGKAFLPMLLGFGCTVPAVMATRALESVKDRRRTILITPFMSCSARLPIYVLFAEMFFPDRALIVAYSLYIIGLCMAILVAFIVHIHGKNDSAQNALLIELPEYKTPNGRTVSIYVWDKVKDYLSKAGTTIFIASIVLWFVLNLGPEGFVSDVSHSFAAIIGHVLVPVLRPAGLGQWQVAVALISGLSAKEVVVSSFSVLYGISNVNSAAGMTALSTQLAMAGFGGVNAYALMIFCLLYSPCIAAVATIKRETGSWRWTIGMVLFQLAVAWAGAMLVFQLGSLIFG; this is encoded by the coding sequence ATGAACGGACGCGCAAGAGCAGATGGGACGGATACGTACGGCAGTGTGATTCTGGGAGACAGCGGGGCGAAGAAGATGGATTTCCAAGATCAGCATGAGGATGACAGGACGCCGATCACAGTTGGATTTGTAGGCAATCCTAACTGCGGCAAGACCACGTTGTTTAACGCCTTTACCGGCGCTAAACTTAAGGTGGCTAACTGGCCCGGTGTTACGGTGGAGCGGGTGGAAGGTGAAACCAGCTATAAAGGGCGTCCCATCAAGGTTATCGACCTGCCGGGCATCTACAGCCTTACCTCCTATACCATAGAGGAAAAGGTCACCCGCAAATGTATTGAGGACGGTGGTGTGGATGTCATCATCAATGTGGTGGATGCGTCTTCCCTGGAGAGAAACCTGTATCTTACCATGCAGCTCATTGAGCTTAAGAAGCCGGTAATCCTGGCACTGAATATGATGGATATTGTGGAAGAGCGGGGCATGGAAATTGATATGCACCGTCTCCCGGAGCTGCTGGGTGAGATACCGGTTGTCCCTGTATCAGCCAGGAAACGGACAGGACTGGATGTGCTGATGCACGCAGTGGTCCACCACTATGAGGAGGGACCTCAGGGGGTGGTTATACGCTACAGCCAGGAGGTGGAGGAGAAAATCAGGCTGATTGAGGAAGCGCTGTATAAAAAGTACGGCGAGATGGATAATATGCGCTGGCATGCTATTAAGTTCCTGGAGTTTGACCAGGTGGTGATTGACGATCATCCTCTGGACGATATTGCCGTGATTCTTCCACGCAATTATGAAAAACAGATTATCAATGAGAAGTATGATTATATAGAAGAGGTCATAAAGGAGTGCCTTTTTAATAAGGATGAAAAGGCTGCTACCACGGATAAGGTGGACCGGCTTATGACCCATCCTGTATGGGGAATTCCTGTGTTCTTGGGGATCATGGCTCTGGTATTTTTCCTGACGTTTACAGTGGGTGATTTTTTAAAGGAGTATTTCCAGATGGGTCTGGATATGTTTTCCGGTGCAGTCCTGTCACTTCTTACCAGTGTCCACGCGGCTCAGTGGATCACCTCCCTGATCGTGGACGGCATCATTGCAGGCGTGGGAGGTATACTTACTTTCCTGCCCAATATTTTCATCCTGTTCCTTGCCCTGGCTTTCCTGGAGGACAGCGGATATATGGCAAGGGTAGCGTATGTGATGAATGAAACCATGGGTATGGTAGGGCTGTCCGGTAAGGCGTTTTTACCCATGCTTTTAGGGTTTGGCTGTACGGTTCCTGCGGTCATGGCTACCAGGGCTCTGGAGAGTGTGAAGGACAGGCGGAGGACTATTTTAATCACACCCTTTATGTCCTGTTCCGCCAGGCTGCCGATTTACGTATTATTTGCGGAAATGTTTTTTCCGGACAGGGCTCTGATAGTGGCCTACTCCCTCTATATCATCGGCCTGTGCATGGCAATCCTGGTGGCGTTTATCGTACATATCCATGGAAAGAATGACAGCGCCCAGAACGCCCTGCTGATTGAGCTGCCCGAGTATAAGACGCCTAACGGCCGCACGGTATCCATCTATGTATGGGATAAGGTGAAGGACTATCTCAGCAAGGCAGGAACCACAATTTTCATTGCCTCCATCGTGCTCTGGTTCGTGCTGAACCTTGGTCCGGAGGGATTCGTGTCTGACGTGTCCCACAGCTTTGCCGCAATCATCGGTCATGTTCTGGTGCCGGTTCTGAGGCCGGCTGGTCTGGGGCAGTGGCAGGTGGCAGTGGCCCTTATTTCCGGCCTCTCTGCAAAGGAAGTGGTTGTCTCCAGTTTCAGCGTTCTGTACGGAATCAGCAATGTAAACTCCGCTGCCGGTATGACAGCGCTTTCCACTCAGCTCGCCATGGCTGGTTTTGGAGGTGTGAACGCCTATGCCCTGATGATATTCTGTCTCCTGTATTCACCCTGTATCGCGGCAGTGGCAACCATTAAACGGGAGACAGGATCCTGGAGATGGACCATAGGAATGGTGCTGTTCCAGCTGGCCGTGGCCTGGGCAGGGGCAATGCTGGTATTTCAGCTGGGCAGTCTTATATTTGGATAA
- a CDS encoding DUF5688 family protein gives MVYEQFLAAVKKRMEAELGSSYELELHKVPKNNGLILDGLCITRGNAHIAPAIYLNPCYDQYRKGMSLDQIVAELLTMYRQNDTPPPLNYEMLSDYEGIRSNIACKLIHAASNEAILKDVPYIPWMDLAIVFYLCIHEDDTGLMTAMIHNSHLRIWNISLEDLKTSALSNSPRLFPPVISSMACIIEEMNRGLNPHFQETHPKPETPAPFYVLSNRSGINGAACILYEDVLKNFADGVEKNLIILPSSIHEVLLLPDDGDISYEEMSRLVTHINRSEVPEEDRLSNQVYLYSRETGEVTMASSGPASIC, from the coding sequence TTGGTATACGAACAATTTTTAGCTGCTGTAAAAAAACGTATGGAGGCAGAGCTGGGAAGCAGCTATGAGCTGGAGCTGCACAAGGTTCCCAAAAACAACGGACTCATTCTGGATGGACTATGCATCACCAGAGGGAATGCCCATATTGCTCCTGCCATCTACCTGAATCCCTGCTATGACCAGTACCGTAAGGGAATGTCTTTGGACCAGATTGTGGCAGAACTTCTGACCATGTACCGCCAGAACGATACGCCGCCTCCCCTGAATTATGAGATGCTGTCCGATTATGAAGGCATACGCTCTAATATTGCCTGCAAACTGATACATGCTGCCTCCAATGAAGCCATTCTGAAGGATGTCCCTTACATTCCCTGGATGGACCTGGCCATTGTATTCTATCTCTGCATACATGAGGATGACACCGGCCTCATGACCGCCATGATTCACAACAGTCATCTGCGCATCTGGAACATTTCCCTGGAAGATTTGAAAACATCTGCCCTGTCCAATTCTCCCCGTCTGTTTCCTCCTGTCATCTCCAGCATGGCTTGTATCATCGAGGAGATGAACCGCGGACTGAATCCCCATTTTCAAGAAACCCATCCAAAGCCGGAAACCCCTGCTCCGTTTTACGTTCTCAGCAACCGTTCCGGTATCAACGGCGCTGCCTGTATCCTGTATGAGGACGTATTAAAAAACTTCGCAGACGGGGTGGAAAAGAATTTAATCATCCTTCCATCCAGCATCCACGAAGTCCTGCTGCTGCCTGACGACGGCGATATATCCTATGAGGAGATGAGCCGGCTGGTGACTCACATTAACCGGTCCGAGGTCCCTGAGGAAGACCGCCTGTCCAATCAGGTATATCTCTATTCAAGGGAAACGGGGGAGGTCACCATGGCATCCTCCGGCCCCGCTTCCATTTGCTGA
- a CDS encoding threonine/serine exporter family protein, producing the protein MDEHHWSEDHLIASTAVLAGEIMLISGAEIARIEGTIHYILGCCHDRNAQTMVFSTGIFVSLDSPEGEALTLVRRVEARSTNLNRIYRVNEVSRRLCGGLMSPEEAYRELEEIKDSCQYKRELKALSYAFIAVFFGVVLGGRPADCLGAAVIGGILGLVVYAISGLGFNDFCVNGLGAFTIGIAALAMNRWILTGASNDVVIISAIMPLLPGVIFTTAVRDTLNGDYSSGAARMLEAVVTALAVAAGVGAGMALFHQLTGGGGIW; encoded by the coding sequence GTGGACGAACATCATTGGAGCGAGGACCATCTGATAGCCAGTACCGCTGTCCTGGCCGGGGAAATCATGCTGATCAGCGGAGCCGAGATTGCCAGGATAGAGGGAACCATACATTATATACTGGGGTGCTGCCATGACAGAAATGCACAGACCATGGTATTCAGCACAGGCATTTTTGTGAGTCTGGACAGCCCTGAGGGAGAGGCGCTGACCCTGGTTCGGAGAGTGGAGGCGCGCTCTACCAACCTGAACCGGATATACCGTGTGAATGAGGTGTCCAGAAGGCTGTGCGGCGGTCTTATGAGCCCTGAGGAGGCCTACCGGGAGCTGGAGGAAATAAAAGACAGCTGTCAGTATAAAAGGGAGTTAAAGGCCCTCAGTTATGCGTTTATCGCCGTATTCTTCGGCGTGGTCCTTGGCGGGAGACCTGCGGATTGCCTGGGAGCTGCGGTGATCGGCGGGATTCTGGGATTGGTGGTATACGCCATATCAGGTTTGGGATTCAATGATTTCTGCGTCAATGGTCTGGGGGCATTTACCATCGGGATAGCTGCCCTGGCCATGAACCGGTGGATTCTGACAGGGGCCAGTAATGACGTGGTTATCATCAGCGCCATCATGCCTTTGCTGCCCGGCGTCATCTTTACCACGGCGGTACGGGATACTCTGAACGGGGATTATTCCTCGGGGGCAGCCAGAATGCTGGAGGCAGTGGTAACTGCTCTCGCAGTGGCGGCCGGAGTGGGTGCGGGTATGGCACTGTTCCATCAGCTGACAGGAGGAGGCGGAATATGGTAG
- a CDS encoding threonine/serine exporter family protein, which translates to MVVAIQVAGSFMAVLSFGLVLEMPRKYLGWSGLTGGVCWLVYLVVKAGTGSMILGAFLSSLSVALMGHLFARIFRAPVSVFLVPGILPLVPGTSIYNSVYYVIRNSREESMYYLVETLQIAGAIALAVFLMDSVFKLVGKKKRIKV; encoded by the coding sequence ATGGTAGTTGCGATTCAGGTGGCAGGTTCGTTTATGGCAGTGCTCAGCTTTGGGCTGGTGTTGGAGATGCCGAGAAAATACCTGGGCTGGTCAGGGCTGACCGGCGGGGTGTGCTGGCTGGTATATCTGGTGGTAAAGGCAGGCACCGGCTCCATGATACTGGGAGCATTTCTTTCCAGTCTGTCCGTGGCTCTTATGGGACATCTGTTTGCCAGGATTTTCAGGGCGCCGGTCAGTGTGTTCCTGGTGCCGGGAATTTTACCCCTGGTGCCCGGTACATCCATCTATAACAGTGTATATTATGTTATCCGCAACAGCAGGGAGGAATCCATGTATTACCTGGTGGAAACTCTTCAGATTGCGGGTGCCATAGCCCTGGCGGTGTTTCTGATGGATTCTGTGTTTAAGCTGGTGGGAAAGAAGAAAAGGATAAAAGTGTAA
- a CDS encoding helix-turn-helix domain-containing protein produces MEDAYISLKEFCERTSISPSTAYRMIQEGRLPAEKLAGGRRYKIPVDFLKSLRPTHRHY; encoded by the coding sequence ATGGAAGATGCATACATATCACTAAAAGAATTTTGCGAACGGACATCCATCAGTCCATCCACCGCCTACCGTATGATCCAAGAGGGAAGGCTGCCGGCAGAAAAGCTGGCTGGCGGAAGGCGATATAAGATTCCTGTGGATTTTTTAAAGAGTTTGCGCCCCACGCACAGGCACTATTGA
- a CDS encoding ribbon-helix-helix domain-containing protein, which translates to MRREDAKEKTVSIKMSQKMYTKIEKKMREKNYKNISAYIRDLVQAEQAKNELSKPAKQRAVEAICTIQTYINCNGDFCEGNERILDALKTVKEVLR; encoded by the coding sequence ATGCGCAGAGAGGATGCAAAAGAGAAGACAGTTTCAATAAAAATGTCTCAGAAAATGTATACCAAAATTGAAAAGAAGATGCGAGAGAAAAACTATAAGAATATCTCAGCATACATCCGTGATTTGGTTCAAGCAGAACAGGCGAAGAACGAACTTAGTAAGCCAGCCAAACAGAGGGCTGTGGAAGCCATATGCACGATACAAACATATATAAACTGCAACGGAGACTTTTGTGAAGGTAATGAAAGGATACTGGACGCATTGAAAACAGTTAAGGAGGTGCTGCGCTAA
- a CDS encoding relaxase/mobilization nuclease domain-containing protein, producing the protein MATVKVFGGKSYDDKYSGKNYTNYNALECVLNYMFREKGNRDDIIPEIKGGYGVNLESTETIIEDMRMVKDVYEKNGGRQLRHFSVNLSAEETETINDLNAFAYDISGYYGNRYQSVFAAHKKGRGVHIHVCVNSVSFVDGKKFSDRNGGLKEYKDYVNRLVQKHKDTNDKK; encoded by the coding sequence ATGGCGACAGTCAAAGTATTTGGCGGCAAGTCCTATGATGATAAGTATTCTGGAAAAAATTATACAAATTATAATGCGCTGGAATGCGTATTGAACTATATGTTCCGGGAAAAGGGAAATAGGGATGATATTATCCCGGAGATAAAAGGGGGCTATGGGGTCAATCTGGAATCTACGGAAACCATAATTGAGGATATGAGGATGGTTAAGGATGTCTATGAAAAAAATGGTGGGCGTCAGTTAAGGCATTTCTCTGTAAACCTGAGTGCAGAGGAGACAGAGACAATCAATGATTTGAATGCATTTGCGTATGATATTAGCGGTTATTATGGTAACAGGTATCAATCGGTATTTGCCGCACACAAGAAAGGCAGGGGAGTACATATTCATGTGTGTGTTAATTCTGTAAGCTTTGTTGATGGTAAGAAATTTTCAGATAGAAATGGAGGACTTAAAGAATATAAGGATTATGTTAATAGGTTGGTTCAAAAGCACAAAGACACGAATGACAAAAAATAA
- a CDS encoding Mor transcription activator family protein encodes MLEEIKNRGEGMAGIYKDIAEVAGEDVAKILYKNFRGQQVVFPNKLYSSNFTAQKIREEYNGKNAKELALKYGFTERWVRTILKSTK; translated from the coding sequence ATGTTGGAAGAAATAAAAAATAGAGGGGAAGGCATGGCAGGCATTTATAAAGATATTGCCGAGGTGGCTGGGGAAGATGTGGCTAAGATTTTGTACAAAAACTTTCGGGGACAGCAGGTGGTATTCCCGAATAAATTATATTCTTCCAACTTTACAGCGCAAAAAATAAGGGAGGAGTATAATGGGAAAAATGCAAAGGAATTGGCATTAAAATATGGTTTTACAGAAAGATGGGTCAGGACCATATTAAAATCAACTAAATAA
- a CDS encoding 4Fe-4S single cluster domain-containing protein encodes MELWLNRILKETKTEGFGNRFCIWMQGCSIHCSGCANQHMWPFNVGEKVQVECLVSDIVNTRSIEGITLLGGEPLDQKEAVAQLVEAVKRQGLSVILFTGYLYDDLKKSRDICVQRILRNIDLMIDGPFIENKLDFSRPWMGSENQKYIFLSDKYSEKDLVDIKAKSQYEVRIYPDGSVKINGMGDLKKIRKFLKVDGGMV; translated from the coding sequence ATGGAGTTATGGTTGAACCGCATTCTTAAGGAGACAAAAACGGAGGGATTTGGAAATCGCTTTTGCATTTGGATGCAGGGATGTTCTATACATTGCTCAGGGTGCGCTAATCAGCATATGTGGCCTTTTAATGTGGGGGAAAAAGTACAAGTAGAATGTTTGGTATCAGACATTGTAAACACTAGGTCGATTGAAGGTATTACATTATTAGGAGGAGAGCCGTTGGACCAAAAAGAGGCTGTGGCCCAGCTGGTTGAAGCGGTAAAAAGGCAGGGGCTGTCAGTTATTTTATTTACAGGTTATTTGTATGATGATTTAAAAAAAAGCAGGGATATTTGCGTACAAAGAATTCTGCGAAATATAGATTTGATGATTGATGGCCCTTTTATTGAAAATAAGCTTGATTTTTCAAGGCCATGGATGGGATCGGAAAATCAAAAATATATATTTTTGTCAGATAAATATTCTGAGAAGGATTTGGTGGATATAAAAGCCAAAAGCCAGTATGAAGTCAGGATTTATCCTGACGGTAGTGTGAAAATCAATGGTATGGGAGATTTGAAAAAAATAAGAAAATTTTTAAAAGTTGATGGTGGGATGGTATGA
- a CDS encoding DUF2997 domain-containing protein, which translates to MKQIKVTIYANGYVQAETVGIKGQKCEEFRPLLENILQNRVVDQAYTDEFYEMALEETYVNEMEKARI; encoded by the coding sequence ATGAAACAGATAAAAGTAACAATCTATGCAAATGGATATGTGCAAGCAGAAACGGTAGGGATAAAAGGGCAAAAGTGTGAGGAGTTTCGGCCTTTGTTAGAAAATATTCTACAAAACAGAGTAGTGGATCAAGCATATACGGATGAGTTTTACGAGATGGCACTAGAAGAAACCTATGTAAACGAAATGGAGAAAGCAAGGATATGA
- a CDS encoding ComEA family DNA-binding protein → MKKLGIGLQVFMCAVLSFLGFVNYGVWIWMAGKMGLKKMKLAGMVLCGLMVMLMVLAGVYDAESADILMSICMILLFLPTFVILANVGKLKRCLDLRLLVKKNNINVQKLGEQECLFIEIPENERLLKTSKMLFGDKGEAVLRVIAFNEKEKADKALAEKEDRIRQKKLQAEAEIAKAEAQKAEAEKAKAEARKAEAEKVRAEAERARAERASLEAQKAEAARAKAEAQRAEAARAAAEAKKAETEKVKAEAEKAKAEAERAIAEAERIRAEAEKAKAENQKKEIEKDRKEVRRVKTEDNREKEIKPVSIGKISEQPVDINFCDEQELSLVPGIGIILAKKAIRIRNEKGNFESVDDFVKCIGIRESNAASIKSHLICTAENNCNTVDIVRKAGRKIDI, encoded by the coding sequence ATGAAAAAGCTGGGGATTGGATTACAAGTGTTTATGTGTGCTGTACTGTCATTCTTAGGATTTGTGAATTATGGCGTGTGGATCTGGATGGCAGGAAAAATGGGGTTAAAAAAAATGAAACTGGCTGGTATGGTACTGTGTGGCTTAATGGTTATGCTTATGGTATTAGCCGGCGTTTATGACGCAGAGAGTGCAGACATCCTTATGTCAATTTGTATGATACTATTATTTCTTCCTACTTTTGTAATTTTAGCTAATGTAGGAAAATTAAAAAGATGTCTGGATTTACGTCTTTTAGTTAAAAAAAACAACATTAATGTTCAGAAACTAGGCGAGCAGGAGTGCTTATTTATAGAGATACCAGAGAATGAGAGATTATTGAAAACAAGTAAGATGCTTTTTGGTGATAAAGGAGAAGCCGTCTTAAGGGTAATTGCTTTTAATGAGAAAGAAAAGGCTGATAAAGCTCTGGCAGAAAAGGAAGACCGAATTCGGCAAAAAAAGTTACAGGCAGAAGCAGAGATTGCGAAAGCAGAGGCCCAAAAGGCCGAAGCAGAAAAGGCAAAAGCAGAGGCACGGAAGGCCGAGGCAGAAAAAGTAAGAGCCGAGGCTGAAAGGGCTCGAGCTGAAAGAGCCAGCTTAGAAGCACAGAAAGCAGAGGCTGCACGTGCTAAAGCAGAGGCTCAGAGGGCAGAGGCTGCGAGGGCTGCGGCAGAAGCCAAAAAAGCAGAGACAGAAAAGGTAAAAGCGGAAGCAGAAAAAGCAAAGGCAGAAGCGGAAAGAGCAATAGCAGAAGCAGAGAGGATAAGAGCAGAGGCGGAAAAAGCAAAGGCCGAAAACCAAAAAAAGGAGATAGAGAAAGATAGGAAAGAAGTAAGGCGTGTAAAAACGGAGGACAACAGGGAAAAAGAAATAAAACCAGTTTCGATAGGAAAGATATCAGAACAGCCAGTAGATATTAATTTCTGTGATGAACAAGAATTATCACTGGTTCCTGGAATCGGTATCATTTTAGCAAAAAAAGCTATAAGGATCAGGAATGAAAAGGGGAACTTTGAATCAGTTGATGATTTTGTTAAATGTATTGGCATTAGGGAGAGTAATGCAGCATCAATAAAATCCCATTTAATATGTACCGCAGAAAATAACTGTAACACTGTAGATATTGTTAGAAAGGCTGGGAGAAAAATTGATATTTAA